aaaatcTCCACAACcctcaaaaaaccaaaaatggagaTAGAAAGAGGACAGGGGAACCATCATAACAAAGTGAAGCAAGATAAACTTATCTGCTCAGCCTTTGGTTCTCATGATTGTAATACTTCCTTTTCCTCCTTCAGTGCGGATTTTGGTTTTAACAACCACAGGCTTTCCAGAAAAAGCTGAAGTGGGATAAGAAACAGACGCATCATCATCCTTTTGCTTCGACTTTGAAGGGGGTGGAGTTCGAATCCGCTGGTTTATGTCCTTCAGAGTAACATTTCCATGGTCCCCCAAGGGCTTGATGAGGGCAAATGGATAGGCAACAGCAGATGACATCTTTGTGGGAGTTCGAATGAAAGACTTCCTACCTAAATACGCAGTACAAGTAGTTGTTCCATAATTTGGTGATTTTGGAGTTTAAACAGAACAGGCTACACTTTGAAGATAAGGAAAAGATCTATACCTTTAAAGATACTTCGAGGAGTTGGGGTAGAACACCCTTGTACCACATGAGCTTCCACCTCAGGTGGAAAGTTGCAGAACTCTAAGGGAAGCAGGAAAGCAGCACAATGTTAAAGAATTAATTGTGATACAAACTGGATGACAAGAAGTGAATGATCAAATAAAAGTAAACTGAATGATAGTGCTTCCATGAAGATGTTGCTGTCTTCTTGGCTAGTAAAGGAAAATGTggtttgaaagaaaataaaagcttCATCCTTTCATTCGGAAAGAAGCGGCAAGGGAAGGAATGGTGAGGAACCCTTTGCAATTATCAGGTTTGAGAAAGAGGAGACCCATGCCAACACAAGGTCAGGTTGGGTGTTAGGTGGGTTTGAGTCCTACAGTTTCAAATGGGGCCTCACACAGGAACAACTTCATAAACTCATATTTGTAAACAAAAAAGGTAATGCACCTGAAACATCAATTTGCTCATCAGAGGCCCCGGAGACATTCCTGTGGCTCATGCTTCAaaacaattaattaaataagggaaaaggaattATTGGAAGTTTTAATACTTTTAAGTTTAAAGAAGCGTACATATCATCGGAGCTTAAATGCATTTCAGTGTCATTGAAGCAATTGGCAAGCCACCCCTCAGAAGACTGATCCAGGCTCTCATTACCAGAGGCAGACCTATCTTCTAACATACATTACATAATTATAACAGATCATAGTCTTTACAAATTCTGTTTGGAGACAAAATGAGTTTTGGCAAGATAAAAACCTGTGATTTCTGAAACCCAATCAGACGTTTCAGGTAAAGCTGCCCCAATTTGGTTCTCCCAATCCTGAATACAAAATACGATGCTTTGATAAGTAAACATGTGAACAATTCTGCCACTCATAGCACCCAAACACCTGTAATACATTTAGAAATAAACATCAATCTAACACATGCATTTCTGCTGCATGGAGAATATATCAAGACATCTATGATTGAGAATAAAAGTATGGCATACTAAGACTTCTGTGGTCGGAAAAAGTCAAAACAAAATCAATGACAGAACGTCTCCAATCCAAACACAAATTAGCCCTAAGAGAATGGTGGGTCTCAACCAACCTTTGATTTTACGAATGCAGATGAAATTTGTTCATCACAATAACAGGGATCCATATTACTTGGGTTGAATTGTAACATCCGTCTCCTTTTTAATTGCGATGAAGAATCCCTACGCTCTTCCTGTTCCTTGTTCATATTTTCTGAAACTCACTCCTTCAAATTAAAAAGAGGGCATGGAATGCAATTCTACATACATATATAGCAAAGATACAAGGAAAACAGAACATACTTCCACTGTCAGTAACATGGTATGCTAAATCTCCGCAATCTTTAATTGGGGTTGTTTCATCAAACATGTAGGAGAGACTTTCTTCATTTTGGTTTGTTACATCCCATAGACTATTAGAGATTTCTGTTTCAACCAAAAGGAGCCACTCAACATAAGATAGTTTCTCCCATGTGTCCACTATTAAAGGAAGAGCCACAACAAGGACTTACCGAAATGGGAATCCTTTTGGAGATAGTAGTCTTCACCTTGCCATTCCCATGGTTCACTAATAAAAATTTTGCAGAGGAAACAAGGCATTAAAATCATAAAAGTGGACCAGAAGTCACAAAATGCTCAAGTGTGAAAAGGTATAAAAAATCACAAGTGACAGAGAATCAAGCTGAAGTTCCACA
The nucleotide sequence above comes from Telopea speciosissima isolate NSW1024214 ecotype Mountain lineage chromosome 3, Tspe_v1, whole genome shotgun sequence. Encoded proteins:
- the LOC122654811 gene encoding protein XRI1-like isoform X2 — encoded protein: MDSNNDGEPWEWQGEDYYLQKDSHFEISNSLWDVTNQNEESLSYMFDETTPIKDCGDLAYHVTDSGKNMNKEQEERRDSSSQLKRRRMLQFNPSNMDPCYCDEQISSAFVKSKDWENQIGAALPETSDWVSEITDRSASGNESLDQSSEGWLANCFNDTEMHLSSDDMNVSGASDEQIDVSEFCNFPPEVEAHVVQGCSTPTPRSIFKGRKSFIRTPTKMSSAVAYPFALIKPLGDHGNVTLKDINQRIRTPPPSKSKQKDDDASVSYPTSAFSGKPVVVKTKIRTEGGKGSITIMRTKG
- the LOC122654811 gene encoding protein XRI1-like isoform X1 translates to MDSNNDGEPWEWQGEDYYLQKDSHFEISNSLWDVTNQNEESLSYMFDETTPIKDCGDLAYHVTDSGKNMNKEQEERRDSSSQLKRRRMLQFNPSNMDPCYCDEQISSAFVKSKDWENQIGAALPETSDWVSEITEDRSASGNESLDQSSEGWLANCFNDTEMHLSSDDMNVSGASDEQIDVSEFCNFPPEVEAHVVQGCSTPTPRSIFKGRKSFIRTPTKMSSAVAYPFALIKPLGDHGNVTLKDINQRIRTPPPSKSKQKDDDASVSYPTSAFSGKPVVVKTKIRTEGGKGSITIMRTKG